The following coding sequences are from one Brooklawnia cerclae window:
- a CDS encoding phosphoribosyl-ATP diphosphatase, with product MSKSFEDLYAQLIEIAATRPEGSGTVERLDAGVHAIGKKIVEEAAEVWMASEYEGKEAAAEEMSQLFYHVQTMMVALGITLDDVYSYL from the coding sequence GTGAGCAAGTCATTCGAGGACCTCTATGCCCAGTTGATCGAGATCGCCGCCACCCGCCCTGAGGGTTCCGGGACGGTCGAGCGTCTGGACGCGGGCGTCCATGCGATCGGGAAGAAGATCGTGGAGGAGGCCGCCGAGGTGTGGATGGCCTCTGAGTACGAGGGCAAGGAAGCGGCTGCCGAAGAGATGAGCCAGCTCTTCTACCACGTCCAGACGATGATGGTCGCCCTGGGGATCACCCTCGACGACGTCTACTCCTACCTCTGA
- the hisG gene encoding ATP phosphoribosyltransferase, with protein sequence MSEVLKIAVPNKGALSQPAATMLSEAGYRQRTDLKDLVLTDEANHVEFYYLRPRDIAVYVGEGTLDLGITGRDMLLDSHADAEEIMALGFGASRFRFASPAGSDYTLADLEGKRIATSYPGLLEGYLADRGVKARLIHLDGAVESSIRLGVADAIADVVETGTTLRKAGLELFGDPILHSEGILVRRPRSAAQIDPVALEHLTRRLSGVLVARTYVLIDYDIPESLLDRASALTPGLESPTISPLAKKGWVAVRALVPAKGHQPLMDDLYDLGARGILVTELAACRL encoded by the coding sequence GTGTCCGAAGTGCTCAAGATCGCCGTGCCCAACAAGGGCGCCCTGTCGCAGCCCGCGGCGACGATGCTCAGCGAGGCCGGGTACCGGCAGCGCACCGATCTCAAGGATCTCGTCCTGACCGACGAGGCCAATCACGTCGAGTTCTACTACCTGCGTCCGCGTGACATCGCCGTCTACGTGGGTGAGGGCACGCTCGACCTCGGCATCACAGGACGCGACATGTTGTTGGACTCCCACGCCGACGCCGAGGAGATCATGGCTCTCGGCTTCGGGGCCAGCAGGTTCCGTTTCGCGTCCCCTGCCGGCAGCGACTACACGCTGGCCGACCTGGAGGGCAAGCGCATCGCCACCAGCTATCCGGGGTTGCTGGAGGGATATCTCGCGGATCGTGGGGTGAAGGCCCGGCTCATCCACCTCGACGGGGCCGTCGAGTCGTCCATCCGGCTCGGGGTCGCCGACGCGATCGCCGATGTCGTCGAGACGGGGACGACGTTGCGCAAGGCGGGCCTGGAGTTGTTCGGCGACCCGATCCTGCACTCCGAGGGCATCCTCGTCCGGCGTCCGCGGTCGGCCGCGCAGATCGATCCCGTCGCGCTGGAGCACCTCACCCGGCGGCTGTCCGGCGTCCTGGTGGCTCGCACCTACGTGCTGATCGACTACGACATCCCCGAGAGTCTGCTCGACCGGGCGTCGGCCCTCACGCCCGGGCTGGAGAGTCCGACCATCTCGCCCCTGGCCAAGAAGGGGTGGGTCGCGGTGCGCGCTCTCGTGCCGGCGAAGGGACACCAGCCCCTGATGGACGATCTCTACGATCTCGGTGCTCGCGGCATCCTGGTCACCGAACTCGCGGCCTGCCGGCTCTGA
- the infC gene encoding translation initiation factor IF-3: MITQQWEETISNEFRINERIRVPEVRLVGPAGEQVGIVRVEQALQLAREHDLDLVEVAPDARPPVCKLMDYGKFKYENAQKARESRRNQTNTVIKEMKLRPKIDDHDYETKKGHVVRFLKGGDKVKITIMFRGREQSRPELGVNLLKQLADDVAEDGVVEQAPRQEGRNMHMVLAPTRKKSEARAEEAVERARKAAERQAVADEEKRVEAELRARASSQSQPKKKRGPADNMDPDIDL; this comes from the coding sequence TTGATCACACAGCAATGGGAGGAAACCATCAGCAACGAATTCCGCATCAACGAGCGGATCCGGGTGCCCGAAGTGCGCCTGGTCGGACCCGCGGGTGAGCAGGTGGGCATTGTTCGCGTCGAGCAGGCACTGCAGCTGGCCCGCGAACACGACCTCGACCTCGTTGAGGTCGCCCCGGACGCCCGCCCCCCGGTGTGCAAGCTCATGGACTACGGGAAGTTCAAGTACGAGAACGCCCAGAAGGCCCGCGAGTCGCGCCGTAACCAGACGAACACGGTCATCAAGGAGATGAAGCTGCGGCCCAAGATCGACGACCACGACTACGAGACCAAGAAGGGTCACGTGGTGCGGTTCCTCAAGGGCGGCGACAAGGTGAAGATCACCATCATGTTCCGTGGACGCGAGCAGTCTCGTCCGGAACTCGGGGTGAACCTGCTCAAGCAGCTGGCGGACGACGTGGCCGAGGACGGGGTGGTGGAACAGGCTCCTCGCCAGGAGGGACGCAACATGCACATGGTGCTGGCGCCGACCCGTAAGAAGAGCGAGGCGCGCGCCGAGGAAGCGGTCGAACGGGCGCGGAAGGCCGCCGAGCGGCAGGCCGTGGCCGATGAGGAGAAGCGTGTCGAGGCCGAGCTGAGGGCGAGGGCATCGTCCCAGTCCCAGCCGAAGAAGAAGCGGGGACCCGCCGACAACATGGACCCCGACATCGACCTGTAG
- the rpmI gene encoding 50S ribosomal protein L35, with the protein MPKMKTHSGAKKRFKVTGSGQLKHKRAGKAHLNEHKPSRQTRRLNVDGVLESADAKKMRRLMGSYKPKSKRA; encoded by the coding sequence ATGCCGAAAATGAAGACGCACTCCGGTGCCAAGAAGCGGTTCAAGGTCACGGGCAGCGGCCAGCTCAAGCACAAGCGTGCGGGCAAGGCCCACCTGAACGAGCACAAGCCGAGCAGGCAGACCCGCCGGCTGAACGTCGACGGCGTCCTCGAGAGCGCCGACGCCAAGAAGATGCGTCGCCTCATGGGTAGCTACAAGCCCAAGTCGAAGCGCGCCTGA
- the rplT gene encoding 50S ribosomal protein L20, with amino-acid sequence MARVKRAVNGQKKRREVLEQAAGYRGQRSRLYRKAKEQILHSGTYAFRDRRAKKGDFRSLWIQRINAACRSNGMTYNRFINGLKNAGVEVDRKILADLAVNDEAAFAALVKVAQDNQAVTAA; translated from the coding sequence ATGGCACGCGTCAAGCGGGCAGTCAATGGTCAGAAGAAGCGCCGCGAGGTGCTGGAGCAGGCGGCGGGCTACCGCGGGCAGCGCTCGCGTCTGTATCGCAAGGCCAAGGAGCAGATCCTCCACAGTGGCACCTATGCCTTCCGCGACCGCCGCGCGAAGAAGGGCGACTTCCGCAGCCTGTGGATCCAGCGGATCAACGCGGCATGCCGCTCCAACGGCATGACCTACAACCGTTTCATCAACGGGCTGAAGAACGCCGGCGTCGAGGTCGACCGCAAGATCCTCGCCGATCTGGCGGTCAACGACGAGGCTGCCTTCGCCGCACTGGTCAAGGTGGCGCAGGACAACCAGGCCGTCACCGCGGCCTGA
- a CDS encoding TrmH family RNA methyltransferase, which produces MTHPNDGPGALPILSRTQLRSARRLLQRKGREAAGEFLVEGTQAVREALGSGVVRLLVVDDPSAHAELIALAGSTPVVRTEPGDVAQLSDTVASQGVFAIAREDRPGLADLPASPRLVVICAQVRDPGNAGTVIRCADAFGADGVVLTRGSVDVTNPKTVRASVGSLFHLRVVTGVEFADAVAWARQRGLQVLAADAGGQGLDELAALGDLGRPTAWVMGNEAWGLPDDVLAGVDRVVSIPMWGRAESLNLSTAAAVCLFASASAQHT; this is translated from the coding sequence GTGACCCATCCGAACGACGGGCCGGGCGCGCTGCCGATCCTTTCGAGGACGCAGTTGCGGTCGGCCCGTCGGCTGTTGCAGCGCAAGGGCCGTGAAGCCGCCGGCGAGTTCCTCGTCGAGGGTACGCAGGCGGTGCGCGAGGCACTCGGCTCCGGCGTCGTCCGGCTGCTCGTCGTGGACGACCCCTCGGCGCACGCCGAACTGATCGCGCTCGCGGGATCGACCCCGGTCGTCCGCACCGAGCCGGGTGATGTGGCGCAACTCAGCGACACGGTCGCGAGCCAGGGCGTGTTCGCGATCGCCAGGGAGGATCGTCCAGGCCTGGCCGATCTGCCGGCGTCCCCGCGGCTGGTGGTCATCTGCGCCCAGGTGCGCGATCCGGGAAACGCCGGCACCGTGATCCGCTGCGCGGACGCGTTCGGGGCCGACGGCGTCGTCCTCACTCGTGGATCGGTGGACGTGACCAATCCCAAGACCGTGCGGGCCTCGGTCGGGAGTCTCTTCCATCTTCGGGTGGTCACGGGGGTCGAGTTCGCCGACGCCGTCGCCTGGGCCAGGCAGCGGGGGCTCCAGGTGCTGGCCGCCGATGCCGGAGGACAGGGACTGGACGAGTTGGCCGCTCTCGGCGACCTGGGACGTCCGACCGCGTGGGTGATGGGCAACGAGGCCTGGGGTCTGCCGGACGATGTGCTGGCCGGTGTCGACCGGGTGGTCTCGATCCCCATGTGGGGCAGGGCCGAGAGTCTCAACTTGTCGACCGCGGCGGCGGTGTGTCTGTTCGCGTCGGCCAGCGCGCAGCACACGTGA
- the pheS gene encoding phenylalanine--tRNA ligase subunit alpha, which yields MTGSPTSSDAARPVDEARIAELVDAALAAIAAAGTTAELKQARVAHAGDKSPLALANRAIGSMPPDQRKAVGRVVGQARGRVNQGLAARQAELEAAELEATLLAERADVTLPVELHPVGAMHPITALIDDMCDVFVAMGWEVAEGPEVEAEWLNFDALNFTPDHPARFLSDTLFVEPVDHHKLLRTQTSPVQMRAMLSRELPVYVVSPGKVYRADEYDATHLPVFHQLEGLAVDKGITMGHLKGTLDHLARSMFGDVRTRLRPHYFPFTEPSAEMDLECFVCHGESVGNPDRPCRTCRSEGWIEWGGCGVVNPRVLRAAGIDTSVYSGFAFGMGVDRTVMFRNNAPDLRDFVEGDVRFPRSLQGGAR from the coding sequence ATGACGGGGTCACCAACATCGTCAGACGCGGCCAGGCCCGTTGACGAGGCTCGTATCGCAGAACTCGTGGACGCGGCCCTCGCCGCGATCGCGGCTGCCGGCACCACCGCGGAGCTCAAGCAGGCGCGCGTCGCCCACGCGGGCGACAAGTCGCCACTCGCGCTGGCCAACCGTGCCATCGGTTCGATGCCGCCCGATCAGCGCAAGGCCGTGGGACGCGTCGTCGGGCAGGCGCGGGGGCGTGTGAACCAGGGGCTCGCAGCTCGCCAGGCGGAGCTGGAGGCCGCCGAGCTCGAGGCCACACTGCTCGCCGAACGGGCCGACGTGACGTTGCCCGTCGAACTTCACCCGGTCGGGGCGATGCACCCGATCACCGCGCTGATCGACGACATGTGTGATGTCTTCGTCGCGATGGGCTGGGAGGTGGCCGAGGGGCCCGAGGTCGAGGCCGAGTGGCTGAACTTCGACGCGCTCAACTTCACCCCCGACCACCCGGCGCGCTTCCTGTCGGACACCTTGTTCGTCGAGCCGGTCGATCACCACAAGCTGTTGCGCACCCAGACCAGCCCCGTGCAGATGCGCGCGATGCTGTCGCGCGAGCTGCCGGTCTACGTGGTCAGTCCCGGCAAGGTCTACCGTGCCGACGAGTACGACGCCACCCACCTGCCGGTCTTCCACCAGTTGGAGGGGCTGGCGGTCGACAAGGGCATCACGATGGGGCACCTCAAGGGCACCCTGGACCACCTGGCGCGGTCGATGTTCGGCGATGTGCGCACGCGGCTTCGTCCGCACTACTTCCCGTTCACCGAGCCCAGCGCCGAGATGGATCTCGAGTGCTTCGTGTGCCACGGCGAGTCGGTGGGCAACCCCGACCGGCCCTGTCGCACGTGCAGGTCGGAGGGCTGGATCGAGTGGGGAGGCTGCGGTGTGGTGAACCCACGTGTGCTGCGCGCCGCGGGCATCGACACATCGGTGTACTCCGGGTTCGCCTTCGGCATGGGCGTCGACCGCACGGTCATGTTCCGCAACAACGCCCCCGACCTGCGCGACTTCGTCGAGGGCGACGTCCGTTTCCCCCGCTCGCTGCAAGGAGGTGCCCGATGA
- the pheT gene encoding phenylalanine--tRNA ligase subunit beta: MRVPMSWLRDLVDLPQGVTTGAVAGALTRAGLQVEHIEPMGNEVSGPVVVGRVLEFVEEPQRNGKTIRWCQVDVGEDVPRGIVCGALNFAVGDFVIVALPGSVLPGGFAISARKTYGHISDGMICAEDELGLGTDHAGIIVLPPLVDGQPPRPGSDGLDVLQARDEVLEIDVTPDVGYCLSMRGMAREAAQAFDVTFPDPYGAQAIRPAEGGYPVRLESDACSLFVALRVDGLDPGAPTPVWMSHRLAAAGMRSISLAVDVTNYVMLEAGQPLHAYDADQLRGAIVVRKAVEGEHLVTLDDVDRTLSPEDLLITDDSGPIGLAGVMGGQTTEVSEQTRSVVLEAAHFDPVSIGRTFRRHKLPSEASTRFARGVDPALPLAAARAAARLLVRLGGGVLREERTIVGGVPAMPAQRIRADLPGRILGAPVGEEQVIEVLRASGVQVTGDREDVAGEWLRLVPPTWRSDLVDEYDYVEEVGRKLGFGVIRSRVPQAPAGRGYTFEQRSRRAVIRAIAQAGFVELITLPFIGTEELDHLGLSGDDPRRRTVRLANPLADTQPFMRTTLLPGLFAAVMRNTSRSQDDLALFECGLVFHETGRGAALMPSVAQRPTDAEIAAVTGNLPDQPRMLAGVLTGNWTPAGWQGSAVRADWRHAVHLAETAAATLGVRLSRRAAQHTPWHPGRCAELVVGTGDGEVVLGWAGELHPNVVKAYDLPARACAVELDLDALIAAAPRGGEVSPVSPFPLTKEDVALIVDADVPASEVERALVDGAGELLESIRLFDVYTGAQAGEGKKSLAFALGFRAPDRTLTEKEAVAALQAAVTRAGEVCGAVQRA, translated from the coding sequence ATGAGGGTCCCGATGTCATGGCTGCGCGACCTGGTCGACCTGCCCCAGGGCGTGACGACGGGTGCGGTCGCCGGGGCGCTGACCCGGGCGGGTCTCCAGGTGGAGCACATCGAGCCCATGGGCAACGAGGTGAGCGGGCCTGTCGTCGTGGGACGCGTCCTCGAGTTCGTCGAGGAGCCGCAGCGCAACGGCAAGACCATCCGTTGGTGCCAGGTGGATGTCGGTGAGGACGTCCCGCGCGGCATCGTGTGCGGGGCGCTCAACTTCGCGGTGGGCGACTTCGTCATCGTCGCGCTGCCCGGATCGGTGCTGCCCGGTGGGTTCGCGATCTCGGCCCGCAAGACCTACGGGCACATCTCCGACGGCATGATCTGTGCCGAGGACGAACTCGGGCTGGGCACCGATCACGCGGGCATCATCGTCCTGCCCCCGCTCGTCGACGGCCAGCCACCCCGGCCCGGCAGCGATGGGCTGGACGTGCTGCAGGCCCGTGACGAGGTGCTGGAGATCGACGTCACCCCCGATGTGGGCTATTGCCTGTCGATGCGCGGGATGGCGCGCGAGGCCGCGCAGGCGTTCGACGTGACCTTCCCCGATCCCTACGGGGCACAGGCGATCCGTCCGGCCGAGGGCGGCTATCCGGTGAGGCTCGAGTCGGACGCGTGCAGCCTGTTCGTCGCGCTGCGCGTGGACGGTCTGGATCCCGGTGCACCGACGCCGGTCTGGATGTCGCACCGGCTGGCGGCGGCGGGCATGCGATCGATCAGCCTGGCGGTCGACGTCACCAACTACGTGATGCTGGAGGCCGGACAGCCCCTGCACGCCTACGACGCCGACCAGCTGCGGGGCGCGATCGTCGTCCGCAAGGCCGTCGAGGGGGAACATCTCGTCACGCTGGACGACGTCGATCGAACCCTGTCGCCGGAGGACCTGCTCATCACCGACGACTCCGGCCCCATCGGTCTGGCGGGCGTCATGGGCGGGCAGACCACAGAGGTCTCCGAGCAGACCCGCAGCGTCGTCCTGGAGGCGGCGCACTTCGATCCGGTGTCGATCGGGCGCACGTTCAGGCGGCACAAGCTGCCCTCCGAGGCATCCACGCGGTTTGCCCGCGGGGTGGATCCCGCTCTGCCGCTGGCCGCTGCCCGCGCCGCGGCGCGGTTGCTCGTCAGGCTGGGCGGTGGCGTCCTGCGTGAGGAGCGGACGATCGTCGGCGGTGTACCGGCCATGCCTGCGCAGCGTATTCGCGCCGATCTGCCCGGACGCATCCTCGGTGCCCCGGTCGGCGAGGAACAGGTGATCGAGGTGCTGCGCGCCTCGGGCGTCCAGGTGACCGGTGACCGTGAGGACGTCGCGGGGGAGTGGCTGCGGCTGGTGCCCCCCACCTGGCGTTCCGATCTCGTGGACGAGTACGACTACGTCGAAGAGGTGGGACGAAAGCTCGGGTTCGGTGTGATCCGTTCGCGGGTGCCTCAGGCCCCCGCCGGGCGTGGCTACACGTTCGAGCAGCGGTCGAGGCGCGCCGTCATCCGGGCGATCGCGCAGGCCGGTTTCGTCGAGCTGATCACGTTGCCGTTCATCGGCACGGAGGAACTCGATCACCTGGGCCTTTCCGGCGACGATCCACGCCGCCGTACCGTCCGCCTGGCCAACCCCCTGGCCGACACCCAGCCCTTCATGCGCACGACGCTGCTCCCGGGTCTGTTCGCTGCGGTGATGCGCAACACCTCACGTAGCCAGGACGATCTCGCGCTCTTCGAATGCGGGCTGGTCTTCCACGAGACAGGCCGCGGGGCGGCTTTGATGCCGTCGGTGGCCCAGCGTCCCACGGACGCGGAGATCGCCGCGGTCACCGGGAACCTGCCCGACCAGCCGCGGATGCTCGCCGGGGTGCTGACCGGGAACTGGACGCCCGCGGGGTGGCAGGGGTCGGCCGTCAGGGCCGACTGGCGCCATGCGGTGCATCTGGCGGAGACGGCTGCCGCGACCCTGGGCGTCCGGCTGTCGCGCCGGGCGGCCCAGCACACGCCGTGGCACCCGGGACGCTGCGCCGAGCTTGTCGTCGGCACCGGCGACGGCGAGGTCGTGCTGGGGTGGGCCGGGGAACTGCATCCGAACGTGGTGAAGGCCTACGACCTGCCCGCTCGCGCGTGTGCGGTCGAACTCGACCTGGACGCGCTCATCGCCGCCGCGCCTCGCGGTGGCGAGGTGTCACCGGTGTCGCCGTTCCCGTTGACCAAGGAGGACGTCGCGCTGATCGTGGACGCCGACGTGCCCGCGTCCGAGGTGGAAAGGGCGCTGGTCGATGGTGCGGGCGAGCTCCTGGAGTCGATCCGGCTGTTCGACGTCTACACCGGGGCGCAGGCCGGCGAGGGCAAGAAGTCGCTGGCGTTCGCGCTCGGCTTCCGTGCCCCCGACCGCACGCTCACCGAGAAAGAGGCGGTGGCCGCGCTCCAGGCCGCGGTCACGCGGGCCGGGGAGGTCTGCGGGGCCGTTCAGCGGGCCTGA
- a CDS encoding pyridoxal phosphate-dependent aminotransferase, whose product MATRFSQASRLQGVHYDVRGRNMVEAQRMEAAGERILHLNIGNLAPFGFSAPETMVRSVVAHLAESDGYADARGIYSARTAVANYYQTFGLDVDVPQVLIGNGVSELISMLLQALVNYDDEILIPAPDYPLWTALATLTGGVPVHYLCDEQNGWIPDLDDIASKITSKTRAIVVINPNNPTGAVYSREVLQGIADLARTHDLIVCADEIYSKIVYEGEHLPMATLTDPDTLCFTFSGLSKAYRACGWRSGWLVATGPLEQAENLLEGLQLLANMRMCANVPAQHAIQTALGGYQSIDDLVRPGGRFHDQLSLAHDLLNEIEGVSCQPARGALYLFPRLDPEVFPIADDEDWALGLLQSKKILVSHGRGFNWPDPDHFRLVALPEEKVLREAIGGIAEYCDETRVR is encoded by the coding sequence ATGGCGACGCGATTCAGCCAAGCGAGCCGGCTTCAGGGAGTGCACTACGACGTACGTGGACGCAACATGGTCGAGGCCCAGCGCATGGAGGCCGCAGGGGAACGCATCCTGCACCTCAACATCGGCAACCTCGCCCCGTTCGGCTTCTCCGCTCCGGAGACCATGGTCCGTAGCGTGGTGGCACATCTGGCCGAGTCCGACGGCTACGCGGACGCCCGCGGCATCTACAGCGCGCGCACCGCGGTCGCGAACTATTACCAGACGTTCGGGCTCGACGTGGACGTGCCGCAGGTGCTCATCGGCAACGGGGTGAGCGAGTTGATCTCGATGCTGCTCCAAGCCCTCGTCAACTACGACGACGAGATCCTCATCCCGGCGCCCGACTACCCACTTTGGACCGCTCTGGCGACCCTCACGGGCGGAGTGCCCGTGCACTACCTGTGCGATGAGCAGAACGGATGGATCCCCGATCTGGACGACATCGCCTCCAAGATCACGAGCAAGACGAGGGCGATCGTCGTGATCAACCCCAACAACCCGACCGGCGCCGTGTACAGCCGCGAGGTGCTGCAGGGCATCGCCGACCTCGCACGCACCCACGACCTGATCGTGTGCGCGGACGAGATCTACTCCAAGATCGTCTACGAGGGCGAGCACCTGCCCATGGCGACCCTCACCGACCCGGACACTCTGTGCTTCACGTTCTCCGGGCTTTCGAAGGCCTACCGCGCGTGCGGCTGGCGATCAGGATGGCTCGTGGCCACGGGCCCGCTGGAACAGGCGGAGAACCTGCTGGAGGGCCTGCAACTGCTCGCGAACATGCGTATGTGCGCCAACGTGCCCGCCCAGCACGCGATCCAGACCGCGCTCGGCGGATACCAGTCGATCGACGACCTGGTGAGGCCCGGTGGACGATTCCACGACCAGCTCTCGCTGGCCCACGACCTGCTCAACGAGATCGAGGGCGTCAGCTGTCAGCCGGCACGCGGTGCCCTCTACCTCTTCCCACGCCTCGACCCGGAGGTCTTCCCGATCGCCGACGACGAGGACTGGGCACTCGGCCTGCTCCAGAGCAAGAAGATCCTCGTCAGCCACGGACGCGGGTTCAACTGGCCCGACCCCGACCATTTCCGCCTCGTCGCCCTGCCCGAGGAGAAGGTGCTGCGCGAGGCGATCGGCGGGATCGCCGAGTACTGCGACGAGACGAGGGTGCGCTGA
- a CDS encoding TetR family transcriptional regulator: MAVNRELIVGAALGILDEFGLADMSMRRIGDALGVQAATIYWHIPNKQALLAGVSDAILADVPVPVTDQPLAAGLDAWARSLRSVLLGHRDAAEVVAATLAVGLGERVPDEGCVAALRRAGWDEVRARQAARAALHFVLGHVTQEQTRRNLVDFGVLKSPIDVLDDEGFTVGLDIVVRGIAGWSPQA, translated from the coding sequence GTGGCGGTGAATCGGGAGCTCATCGTCGGTGCCGCGCTGGGGATCCTCGACGAGTTCGGGCTCGCCGACATGTCCATGCGGCGCATCGGCGACGCACTCGGCGTTCAGGCGGCGACGATCTATTGGCACATCCCCAACAAACAGGCGCTGCTGGCCGGCGTGTCGGACGCCATCCTCGCCGATGTTCCCGTCCCGGTCACCGACCAGCCGCTCGCGGCCGGGCTGGACGCGTGGGCGCGAAGCCTGCGATCGGTGCTGCTCGGGCACAGGGACGCCGCCGAGGTCGTCGCCGCGACGCTGGCGGTCGGACTGGGGGAGCGGGTGCCGGACGAGGGCTGTGTCGCCGCTCTTCGCCGCGCGGGGTGGGACGAGGTCCGTGCCCGCCAGGCGGCGCGGGCGGCGCTCCACTTCGTCCTCGGGCATGTCACGCAGGAGCAGACGCGCCGCAACCTGGTCGATTTCGGTGTGCTCAAGTCCCCGATCGATGTGCTGGACGACGAGGGCTTCACGGTGGGGCTGGACATCGTCGTGCGGGGCATCGCCGGTTGGTCGCCGCAGGCGTGA
- the argC gene encoding N-acetyl-gamma-glutamyl-phosphate reductase, with protein sequence MTFSIAVAGCTGYAGGEVLRLLLGHPEVSIGALTAGSNAGSRLGAHHQNLIPLADREVLDTTPQNLAGHDVVFLALPHGASAVVAAQLGDDTLVIDCGADFRLSDPEQWKKFYGTEHAGTWPYGLPELPGQREVLSSTRRIAVPGCYPTTATLSLLPALVHGLIDGHDVTVAAASGTSGAGKGLKPHLLGTELFNSMSAYGVGGGHRHVPEILQNLARLGAVDPSVSFTPMLAPMSRGILAVCTAPIGDHTPDEVQQAYADTYRDEPFCTTLPQGSWPASKSVLGGNGFLVQATVDEAAGRLVAVGTLDNLTKGTAGGAIQSMNLALGLPETTGLTAIGVAP encoded by the coding sequence ATGACTTTCTCCATAGCGGTCGCGGGATGCACCGGTTACGCGGGCGGCGAGGTGCTGCGCCTGCTGCTCGGTCACCCCGAGGTCAGCATCGGGGCGCTCACCGCGGGCTCGAACGCGGGCAGCCGCCTCGGGGCTCATCACCAGAACCTGATTCCCCTTGCCGACCGTGAGGTGCTCGACACCACACCGCAAAACCTGGCGGGCCACGACGTCGTCTTCCTGGCGTTGCCCCACGGTGCGTCCGCCGTGGTCGCGGCCCAGTTGGGGGACGACACCCTGGTGATCGACTGCGGCGCCGACTTCCGGCTCAGCGACCCCGAACAGTGGAAGAAGTTCTACGGCACCGAGCACGCGGGCACCTGGCCCTACGGGCTGCCCGAGCTTCCCGGCCAACGCGAGGTGCTGTCGTCGACGCGGCGTATCGCCGTCCCCGGCTGCTACCCGACGACAGCCACGCTGTCGCTGCTCCCGGCTCTCGTGCACGGCCTCATCGACGGCCACGATGTGACCGTGGCGGCGGCTTCGGGCACCTCGGGGGCGGGCAAGGGACTCAAGCCGCACCTGCTCGGCACGGAGTTGTTCAACTCGATGAGCGCTTACGGCGTCGGGGGTGGCCATCGGCACGTGCCCGAGATCCTGCAGAACCTGGCGCGGCTGGGTGCCGTCGACCCCTCGGTCAGCTTCACGCCCATGCTGGCTCCCATGTCCCGCGGCATCCTCGCCGTGTGCACGGCCCCGATCGGTGACCACACACCGGACGAGGTGCAGCAGGCGTACGCCGACACCTATCGGGACGAGCCGTTCTGCACCACGCTCCCGCAGGGCTCGTGGCCCGCTTCCAAGTCGGTGCTCGGTGGAAACGGCTTTCTGGTGCAGGCGACCGTCGACGAGGCGGCCGGCCGCCTCGTGGCCGTCGGCACCCTCGACAACCTCACCAAGGGCACCGCCGGTGGTGCCATCCAGTCCATGAACCTGGCGCTCGGCCTTCCCGAGACGACCGGTCTGACAGCAATCGGAGTTGCACCGTGA